The genomic segment GTTGTCGTCACGGCAAGTTTATCCAATATCGTGTTTGCCAATGCCGTTCGGGAGGCATCGAAACGCCCTTCCAACAAAACCTTATCATCACCTACTAATTTGATATCAAACATATTCTTTTCGTACCTTTAGCAATAACGTAATTTCGCTTGTTCCTTCATGATAGCGATATGATACCGCGTCCATCAACTGTTTTACCAGATAGATTCCTCTTCCTCCGGCGCTTCCGTTGAGGGCGAGTTGTTCCATATCCGGAGTGTCGAGTTTAGTTAAATCAAAGTTGACCGCTTCATAGTCAATAAGCTGTACAGATATGGTTGATTCCTTGAGTTCAAAGTTAATAGTAACATCCACACCCTTTCCGGGCGAGTATTTTATCAAATTAGTAAATACCTCCTCGACTGCAATAGAGAGTGCGTACACTGAATCACCATCGATCTTATAGTGATTTTGACAGTCGGTCAAAAAGGAAAATACTGCATCAAGTGACTCAAGCCTTTTGGGGGCAGTAAGTTGCATTATCCCGTCCACTTTGTCCTCATTCCGTTTACATCTCAAAGACTGTGTTTATTGACAAACCTCGTTGGGTTGCAGGCTTATAAAGAGATGGTCAATCAACCGGGTCAAATCTGAAATATCGACTGGAGCCTCGCCGTCGATATTGGCCTCACTTATGCAACAAAGCGGAGCAAGGCTTATGAACAGATGGTCTATAAGTGCGGTCAAATCTGAGATATCAGCCACATCGGCAGTATCACAGTCGACATTACCGCTATACAGTCTGCCGCATGCTCCATCCACCACCCAGAGCGCGCAGGCATGGCTGAATTCCGCTTGGCCGTACTGTCTGACTCTCCAATAATAAAGGGAATCGGCTGGGAGGGTGTCAGGCAAACCAATGTTTGCATTCGGCAGGTTGGCGGTGTCGAGCATAAGGCTTCTAAAGTCGTGGTACGCCGACATCTGGAAGTCATAGGTGATGGCCATGCCTCGGGCATAAAAGCCATCCCATGATATTACCGGCTGGAGAGTTGTGGATGGCATTCCCGAGGCCGGCGAGGTCACGCTATTGGGGATAGTGTAAGTGATAGTCATACTATCACCTGCAGGCAGTCCGCTGTAATTATTGACAACGCGCGCTTCCTGCGAACCATCGATGCCGATTCCGATTGCGGTCACCGGCACAACAGATATGGGAGCTGTCCGATAGACTGTTATCTGGTAGTTGCCTGCCTGAAAGTTGTAATCGAAGGCGCGTGTATCAAGGCTTCCATCGGCATCGGCATCAAGTTTCCAATATGCCGAACCGGCGACTGTGCGAAGTTCTTTGCTGATTGTCAGTCGTTGCGGGTTTTCCACAGAAACGCCGATGTTGTCATAGCCGGTAGTGACCATTTCATCGGGCAGGATTACTGCGTCCTCAAGCTGATTTACAGCAAGAATGATACTGTTTCCAGATTCGCCGCCTATGACAAAATCAGAACGGCCGTCTCTATCTAAATCAAGCGAAGCGAGGGCGTAAATTGGCTGAGCGCCGGCTGGCAAAGTTTCCGAAAAAGATTGATTGAACCCGCCAAAGCCATTGCCATAGTGAACTTTTAAGGTTCTCGTATTTGAGATAACAACCGAAATATCTAAAACTCGGTCGTTGTTGATATCCGACACTGCGACATTGAGAGCAGTTCCCACTATTTTGAGTATTGTCGAGCTTTGGACGCCTCCACTACCGTTCCCCATAACCGCAGTGACTACACTTGTGTCATTGAGACCAAGCGAGTGTCCGGCGATCGTTACATAATCAAGTTTGCCGTCATGGTTGAGATCAACTTGCGTTTTTACCTGGGTGATGTTGGTTGCGCCTTGGGTAATCTTGACCGCGGATGAGGCCGTAAAGACGCCCGAGCCGTTGTTGAGATATATCCTGGCGGAATCACCGCGAGTGACTACTATGTCATCAATAAAGTCATTGTTAAAATCTCCGGCATCGACGCCATCGATGAGAAACGGCAAAGAAACGGGCGCGCCAAACTGGCCGGTTCCATTGCCAAGCAAAAGCATATTCTCGCTCACAATCAGGTCGGGAAAGATATCGTTATTAAAATATCCCGATGTCACCGAACTGTAAAGCGTACTCGATTCCGATCGGAATGACGGGGATGGAGCAAGGGCAGGGGCAAAATTACGCGCCCCTTGATTTAGTAAGACAGTGGTTGTGGTGGATGTTCGTGTGGCTACGTCCAAAAGGGTATCATTGTCGAGGAAATCTACAGTGATGGCGGCTTTGATCCCGCTACCGATGGACACCGGTGATTCTAAAGTACCGTCAGGTTTTCCCCATGCCACAAAAATGCCGTCGTTGGTGTTCCCTGAGAAAATAATATCGCTGTTATTATCTTCGTCCAGATCGGCCTGCTCGACAAAGAAAATATCTGCCGAGTCTGTCGTATTTACAATACCAAAATCAGCATCGCAGACATTACCGATTCCATCAAAGTCAGCATCTTCTTGTCCCGGGTTGGCGACATTTGGACAGTTGTCGATTTCATCGGGTATTCCATCACCGTCGATGTCCGGCGCGCTATATTTGGTCATGAAAGCATCGTAGTTGCCACCATTTGAGGCTTGAAAAGGACTGATTGTCGGAAAATTTGTAGAATTGGTCTGTCCGGCGACATATAAAGCGCCTATCGAATCGATTGCTATCGAAGGGCCTTCTTCTGAGCCACTGCCCCCCAAATAGGTGCTGAACACCAGGGATGCGCCGAATGCTGAGAGTTTCGAAATAAAAGCATCAGCCGCCCCGCCATAGACTGCCTGTGTGGCATTTACAGTTGGGAAATTCAATGAATTTGTAATGCCAGTGATATAGGCCGATTCATGAGCGCCTGTCACAATTGAGGTACCGTTGTCACTCCCGGTTCCTCCCAAATATGTGCTGTAAAGCAGAGTCTGGCCTGAAGCGGATAACTTAGAAACAAATGCATCTGTTATGCCCGACAAAGCCGCCTGATAAGGATTCTGTGTGGGGAAATCGGGAGACTCGGTGCTGCCAGTGAGATAGACCGCCCCGGATGGATCAAGGAATACCGAAGAGGCGACGTCTGTACTTGAACCTCCTAGATATGTGCTAAACTGCAGACTCGTCCCATTGATTGAGAACTTTGCGATAAAAGCGTCCGAACTAGCCGAGTTGAATGCTTGGTATGCACTGGCAGTTGGAAAATTATTGGAAAAAGTATTTCCCGTCACATGTGCCGCGCCTTGCGAGCTGACTGTTATCGCATTCCCGCGATCATCGTTGTTTCCGCCAAGGAATGTGCTAAAGACCAGACCCGAGCCGGAGCTTGACAGTTTGGTAACAAAAGCGTCGAAGCCACCAGATGCATAAACGGCTTGGAAGGCATTGAAAATCGGGTAGTTTGTTGAAGCAGTGTATCCGGTTATATACGCTGCGCCAGAGGTGTCAACCGCGATCGATTTACCGACGTCACTGCTCGATCCTCCCAAATATGTGCTGTAAACTAAAGTTGATCCGGAACTCGACAATTTCGTTGCGAAGACATCGTCACTTCCAGATTTGATAGGCTGAAACGCATTTGCAGTAGGATAAGTTGTAGAGCCGGTGCTACCGGTAATGTAAACTGACCCGACTAGATCAACGGCAATCTCCTGACTGATATCAGCACCGGTTCCACCAAGGAAAGTGCTAAAAACCAAACTTGAGCCGTTACTTGACAGTTTGGTCACAAATACATCTGAATTGCCAGCGTATATGGCTTGATAGGCATTGACAGTCGGAAAATTGGAGGAACTCGTATTTCCCGTTAAGTACATAGCCCCCGTTGCGTCGATTACCATGCCCCTTGGCCGATCGCTCAGACTTACTCCTAAGTACGTGCTGTAACTAAGTACCGGATCGATGACGACGGCAAGGGCGGGGTTGTATTCTTCGGAGAGTTTGAAGCCGAATGAGTTGTTATCTACAAGATAATATTCACCGGTCAGCGGAGTTTTGATTCCATTGATAAGCTGATAGACATAGGGGGTATTCTCTGTGACAGTGTTCCACTTGGTCTCTACCTGTAACTGTCCGCCCTGGTTGATGCAGATGTCTTCTATGCCGCTGTATTGGATACGAATCTGGTTTATATCTGCAAAGGGTGAGACGATAAAGTCATATTCCATCTGACGGCCATTGCCGTAATACTTCAGGTCAATACCGGGATAAATTTCTTTGTAGGTGATGCTGGTGAAGTTTGGAACATCGGTACGCCATTTGGTGGAATCGTTGCCTAAAAAATAGTTGCATTTGTAGTCCATGGCTCCATCGGCGATGATTTCAGTATATGGATTGGCGGCTTGGAAAGAGGAGGAGATGAGGAGGAGCTCGGATTTAACGGATTCGTTTCCTGTCGGGCAGATACGCTCGACAGCACGGTCGGAGGAATATGAGATTGCCGCGTCGC from the Candidatus Zixiibacteriota bacterium genome contains:
- a CDS encoding ATP-binding protein, whose protein sequence is MQLTAPKRLESLDAVFSFLTDCQNHYKIDGDSVYALSIAVEEVFTNLIKYSPGKGVDVTINFELKESTISVQLIDYEAVNFDLTKLDTPDMEQLALNGSAGGRGIYLVKQLMDAVSYRYHEGTSEITLLLKVRKEYV
- a CDS encoding SBBP repeat-containing protein; this translates as MDPLHSGTPLLAVGSSSSVIPAQAGIHLLPDTQSAAPARCGGADRDPDVLNPPARHCEERSDAAISYSSDRAVERICPTGNESVKSELLLISSSFQAANPYTEIIADGAMDYKCNYFLGNDSTKWRTDVPNFTSITYKEIYPGIDLKYYGNGRQMEYDFIVSPFADINQIRIQYSGIEDICINQGGQLQVETKWNTVTENTPYVYQLINGIKTPLTGEYYLVDNNSFGFKLSEEYNPALAVVIDPVLSYSTYLGVSLSDRPRGMVIDATGAMYLTGNTSSSNFPTVNAYQAIYAGNSDVFVTKLSSNGSSLVFSTFLGGTGADISQEIAVDLVGSVYITGSTGSTTYPTANAFQPIKSGSDDVFATKLSSSGSTLVYSTYLGGSSSDVGKSIAVDTSGAAYITGYTASTNYPIFNAFQAVYASGGFDAFVTKLSSSGSGLVFSTFLGGNNDDRGNAITVSSQGAAHVTGNTFSNNFPTASAYQAFNSASSDAFIAKFSINGTSLQFSTYLGGSSTDVASSVFLDPSGAVYLTGSTESPDFPTQNPYQAALSGITDAFVSKLSASGQTLLYSTYLGGTGSDNGTSIVTGAHESAYITGITNSLNFPTVNATQAVYGGAADAFISKLSAFGASLVFSTYLGGSGSEEGPSIAIDSIGALYVAGQTNSTNFPTISPFQASNGGNYDAFMTKYSAPDIDGDGIPDEIDNCPNVANPGQEDADFDGIGNVCDADFGIVNTTDSADIFFVEQADLDEDNNSDIIFSGNTNDGIFVAWGKPDGTLESPVSIGSGIKAAITVDFLDNDTLLDVATRTSTTTTVLLNQGARNFAPALAPSPSFRSESSTLYSSVTSGYFNNDIFPDLIVSENMLLLGNGTGQFGAPVSLPFLIDGVDAGDFNNDFIDDIVVTRGDSARIYLNNGSGVFTASSAVKITQGATNITQVKTQVDLNHDGKLDYVTIAGHSLGLNDTSVVTAVMGNGSGGVQSSTILKIVGTALNVAVSDINNDRVLDISVVISNTRTLKVHYGNGFGGFNQSFSETLPAGAQPIYALASLDLDRDGRSDFVIGGESGNSIILAVNQLEDAVILPDEMVTTGYDNIGVSVENPQRLTISKELRTVAGSAYWKLDADADGSLDTRAFDYNFQAGNYQITVYRTAPISVVPVTAIGIGIDGSQEARVVNNYSGLPAGDSMTITYTIPNSVTSPASGMPSTTLQPVISWDGFYARGMAITYDFQMSAYHDFRSLMLDTANLPNANIGLPDTLPADSLYYWRVRQYGQAEFSHACALWVVDGACGRLYSGNVDCDTADVADISDLTALIDHLFISLAPLCCISEANIDGEAPVDISDLTRLIDHLFISLQPNEVCQ